A single genomic interval of Antarcticibacterium arcticum harbors:
- a CDS encoding Lrp/AsnC ligand binding domain-containing protein — MKIIDEKVNIDGIDKTILNHLMEDARKPILEIARNLGISGAAIHQRLRKLEKAGLIEGSKLVINPRVLGYTTLAFVGVYLDKAISNPQAVKKLREIPEVLECHYTTGNWSIFLKILCRDNEHLMKVLNMNIQAIEGVSRTETFISLDQQIQRQIKV, encoded by the coding sequence ATGAAAATCATAGACGAAAAAGTTAACATTGATGGGATTGATAAAACAATTCTTAACCATCTTATGGAGGATGCCCGTAAACCCATACTTGAAATTGCAAGAAATCTGGGTATAAGCGGCGCGGCCATACATCAACGCTTAAGAAAACTTGAAAAAGCAGGTTTGATCGAAGGGTCAAAACTGGTAATAAACCCCAGGGTATTGGGATACACCACTCTGGCATTTGTGGGGGTTTATCTGGACAAGGCGATTAGTAACCCACAGGCTGTAAAAAAACTAAGGGAGATCCCCGAGGTTCTGGAGTGTCATTACACTACAGGAAACTGGTCAATTTTTCTTAAGATCCTTTGCAGGGATAATGAGCATTTAATGAAGGTGCTTAATATGAATATTCAGGCAATAGAAGGGGTTTCCCGTACAGAAACTTTTATTTCCCTTGACCAGCAAATCCAGCGTCAAATAAAGGTGTAA